Sequence from the Exiguobacterium aurantiacum genome:
CCCTGGTGCCGTCTTTGCCGTCATCTCCTGGCAGATGTTGTCGACAGGCTATAGCGTCTATGTCGACCAGTTCTCGATGTTCGGCGATACGTACGGGACGATCGGTATCGTCATCCTACTGCAAATCTGGCTCTACTTGACGGCGGCGACGATGCTGCTCGGGGCCGAGATCAATGCGGCCTGGCCGGACCATATGAGGCGTACCCGTTACAAGACGCATTTTCCATGAAAATCGAAAAGATATGGGTAGCATTTTTTGACAACATGCTATAATACAACACGTGAAGCGGGAAAAACATCCATATCTATAGATTTTTGAAAGCAGGTGCACGCATGGCGAGACATAAGAAGAAATCACACTGGAAAAAGGTGTTGGCGATCACGCTCGGCGTCATGGCAATTTTCCTTGTCGCCGGCGGTCTGTTCGTCTGGTCGATGTACCGGGACGTCAACGAGACGGTGACGAAAGTGAACGACAACTTGGAAATCAGTCAAGAACGGAAACAAGTCGAGACGATCGAACAGAAAGAATCGGTGTCGGTATTACTGCTCGGGATTGACCGCCGCGACGGCGAACAGGGACGGAGTGACTCGATCATCGTCATGACGCTCAACCCGACGACGGACGAAGGCGCGATGCTCAGCATCCCGCGCGATACGAAGACGGAAATCATCGGAAAAGGCATGAATGATAAAATCAACCATGCCTACGCCTTCGGTGGGGCCGAGATGGCGATGAACACGGTCGAAGGGTTACTCGATATCCCGATCGATTACGTCGTCGAGGCGGACATGGAGGCGTTCACTGAGGTCGTCGATGCGCTCGGTGGCATCACGGTGACGAACAACTTCGCGTTCTCGTCGGACGGCTACTCGTATCCGGTCGGCCAAGTCGATTTGAACGGCGCTTCGGCATTGTCATACGCCCGCATGCGCTATGACGATCCGAACGGTGACTTCGGTCGCCAAGAACGACAGCGAGCCGTCGTCGCGGCCATCGTCGAGAAGGGGCGTTCCGATTTCTCGGTCGACAAAGTGACGAAGTTGCTCGACGTCGCCGGCAACCGCGCCAAGACGAACATCGAATTCAACGAGCTCGTGACGTTGTCGACGGACTATATGAAGGCGTTCCGCAACGCCAGCACACTCCGCATCGAAGGAGCGGGCGGTTTGGAGTCAAACGGTATCTATTACTGGCATCCGAATGAAGCCTCGCTCGCTGACGTCCAAGCCGAACTGCAGCGCTTGATGAACTAAGTCATTCC
This genomic interval carries:
- a CDS encoding LCP family glycopolymer transferase, with amino-acid sequence MARHKKKSHWKKVLAITLGVMAIFLVAGGLFVWSMYRDVNETVTKVNDNLEISQERKQVETIEQKESVSVLLLGIDRRDGEQGRSDSIIVMTLNPTTDEGAMLSIPRDTKTEIIGKGMNDKINHAYAFGGAEMAMNTVEGLLDIPIDYVVEADMEAFTEVVDALGGITVTNNFAFSSDGYSYPVGQVDLNGASALSYARMRYDDPNGDFGRQERQRAVVAAIVEKGRSDFSVDKVTKLLDVAGNRAKTNIEFNELVTLSTDYMKAFRNASTLRIEGAGGLESNGIYYWHPNEASLADVQAELQRLMN